Within the Magnetospirillum sp. genome, the region ATAGAACGACGAGCCGATCCACGCGATGCCCGTGATCACATGGGTCCAGCGCACGATCATATCGAGCCATTCCGGCAGCAACTGCAGCATTCTGTTTGGTTCCTCTTAGGAGCCGCGATACGTGGAGTAGCTCCACGGGCTGACCAGCAGCGGCACGTGATAGTTCCCGTCCGCCTCGGCAAGCCCGACTGGAATCGGCACGATGTCGAGGAAAGCCGGATCAGGCAGGACGACGCCAAGCTCGCGAAAATAGGCGCCGATATGGAAGCGCAACTCGTAGCGTCCCGGCTTGAAGGAGTCAGGCCCCATCAACAGCTTGTCCGTGCGTCCGTCTTTGTTGGTGCGAAAATCCGCTACAAGGACAGTCGCCTCGCTCGAAATGCGCCATAATTCGATTTGTACGCCGGCGGCTGGTTTGCCGTGCATGGTGTCGAGAATATGGGTCGAAAGCTTAGCCATCGCTGATTCCGTCGGAGCTGCTGAATCGAATTCGCTGCAGCGCACAATAGATGCTCAATCTTGCATCGACAAGAGCAGCCAAAAATGCTGAATTTATTTGCAGTTCGTCTTTTTAATGTGCAAATCGACAGTCGAAAGCGAAGTAGCAAGGCGCACGATGGGCGGCACGAAGCTTGCCTAACATAAGCAGATTTTCGAACCGCGCGTAACACAGCAGGCTGGAGGCTCGATCTCGTGGCAGACATTGCGGCAAACAACATTGGCGCCAAGGACTTTGTCGATATCGATCGCGTGAGCCTCGTCTATCGCACCAAGGACGGCGACACGCTCGCCCTCAAAGACGCCGACGTGAAGATCGCCAAGGGCGAATTCGTGTCGGTGGTCGGCCCCTCGGGCTGTGGCAAATCGACCCTGCTGAAGCTCGTCTCCGGCCTCTATACCGCGACCACGGGCAACGTCATCGTCGGCGGCACGGAAGTGACCGGGCCGCTCAAGATTTGCGGCATGGCCTTCCAGAATTCGATCATGCTGCCGTGGCGCACGCTGATCGACAACGTGCTGCTGCCGCTCGAAATCGTCGAACCGCATGCCCGAACCTTTCGGCGCGACCGCGACAAGCACGTAGCCGCAGCCAAGGAACTTCTCGCGACCGTCGGCTTGTCGGGCTTCGAAGAGAAGTTTCCGTGGCAATTGTCGGGCGGCATGCAGCAGCGCGGCTCGCTGTGCCGCGCGCTGATTCACAGCCCCGAATTGCTGCTGCTCGACGAGCCCTTCGCAGCGCTCGACGCGTTCACGCGCGAAGAACTGTGGGACGTCGTCCAAGCGCTTTGGATCAAGAAGCGCCCGACCGTAATGCTGATCACGCACGATCTGCGCGAGGCCGTGTATCTCTCGGACCGCGTTTTCATGATGAGTGCGCGCCCCGGGCGCATCATCTCGACCAATCCTGTGGATTTCGCGCGCCCCCGTACGCCCGAAGACGCATTCAAACCCGAATTCGTGGACATCGTGCACCGGTTGCGCGACGAAATCTCGGCCGTTCGCGCCAAGAAATAGGCCTGCGACAGCGCCGCCTGGCGTGACCCAGCCGGTCCGCAGCACGTCCGCGTACATCGAAAGTTCATGATACTCCGGCAAACTTTTGCCGTTTTCGGCGCTTTTTGCGATGATACCGGACAATCGCGTCGCAATGGCGCTAGAGTCGGGCGATCGGCGATGGGTCGCGCGGGCAAGCGCAATCCGATGCCGAAATCGAAAACAGGCAGAACGGCGATGAAGCGGGCAGCGGAATAATGAGAACGATGCGGGTCGAGGTTGCGCTTGACGCGCTTGCCGAACGCGTGGCCGACCCCGTCGTGCGGCTGGCGCGCGACGGGCGCATCTTGTTCGCCAATGCGGCCTTTGCGCGCGATTTCGGGCCGGCGCCGACGAATGTCATGGAACTCGCCGCCAACGGTGCCAACAGCGAAGCCCTCGTCGCAACGATCCTCGCCGGCACCGAAGCCGAGTTGCCGTTGACGGATGCCTCGGGCCGGCTGTGCATGGTTACGATCGACGCGATGCTCTCGGGCGACGACGGGCATATGGTGGTGCTGCGCCCGCAGCACCCGGAAGCCTTGCGCGCCGGCGACGTGTTTCTCGCGACCGCAAGCCACGAACTGCGCACGCCGCTCAACGCGATCCTGGGCTTTGCCCAGATGCTCGAGGAGGGGTTGGCGGGTCCGATGACCGACCGCCAGCGCGAATACGCGGCCTCCATCCGGGCCGGCGGCACGCTGTTGATGGGCATTGTCGAAGATCTGCTCGAAGCCGCCCAAGACGACGGCGTGGGCGAGCGCATGGCCGACAGCGCTTTCGACCTTGCAGCGCTCGCGCGCGCGCAGCGCGATTTGATGCGCGCCGAAGCCCAAGCGCGCCGCATCGAGATTGCCAGCGCCCTGCCCGATGCCCCCGTCCCCATGCGCGGCGACGCGCGCAAGCTCGCCAAAGCCGTGCTCGATCTGCTCGCCAATGCGATCCGCTTCTCCCCCATCGGCGGCACGGTCACGATCGGCATCGGCGAAAGCACCAGGGGCGGCATCGCACTCTGGGTCGGCGACCAGGGCCCCGGCATTCCGCCCACCGACAAACGCGGCCTCGGCGCACCGCAGATCAATTCCGACAATGCCTATATGCAGCGCACGCCGGGTGCGGGCATGAGCCTTGCCATCGTGCGCCATTACGTCGAACTGCATGGCGGACAGCTCGAATTGGGGGCTGGCCCCGGTGGCGGTGCCGCTGTGACGATCCGACTGCCCGCCGACCGGCGCTTGAGTGCGGCCGAAATGCGCCGCTTCGAAAAGGCCTAACGCATATTCTCGAGCTTCGCCGTAAGCTCGGCGATCTTGGCGTCGCGCTCGGCCAACGCTGCGGCCACGTCGTCGGCCGGAATCATCATTGGGATATGCTGCGGGCAGTTGCTGTCCCACGCGGCGACGCGAAACAGCAAAGCGCGCTCCGGTGTCGCTTTGTAGCCTTGCGGCATCAGGCTTTGGAGCAATACCGCGTCCCCCTCGATAGCCTCGAGCGTGCCCCAGATTTTCACACGCCGACGATGCACGTAGTCCATCACGAAAAGATGCGCTTTGGGATTGTCGGCGAGATTGCCGAGCGTGATGTATTGCCGGTTGCCGCTATAGTCGGCAAAGCCCAGCGTGTGCGCATCGAGCGTGCGGATGAAGCCGGCGGGCCCGCCGCGATGCTGGATGTAGGGCTGGCCGTCGGCATTGACCGTCGCAAGATAGGCGGTGCGCTGCTCGGCGAGGAAGGCAGCGAGGTCGGCCGTGACTTCCGTCTGCCAGCCGCCCGCCTCCTCCATGCGCCGATAGGCCGCGCGCGATCCCTTCTGCTGCTGGATTGACTTTACGGAAGGCGTAAAGGCGATGTCGCTTGAGATCATGGCGCGGCCCTCGGACGGAACGGTTAAGCGGCGATGCTGGGCTTGACGGCCGGGAAATCGACCGGCGTTGCCGCAACTTCGTTGACGTAGTTGGTGAGCGTATTGAGCGCGACATTCGCCACGATCTCGAGGATCGCGGCATTGTCGAAGCCTGCGCCACGCACCGCCGCCAAATCGCCTTCGCCCACATGGCCGCGCGCTTCGACGATCTTTTTGGCGAACACGAGGGCCGCGTCGGTCTTGGCGTCCGAAGCATGGCCGGCGCGTGCTTTGGCAATATCGTCTGCGCCGATCTTGGCCATGTTGGCGGCAATGTAGCTGTGCGCGGCCAGGCAGTAGCCGCAGCCATTCGCTTCGGCGACCGTCAGCGCGATCGCCTCGCGGGTTTTGAGGTCGAGCGTGCCGGCACCGAGCGCGCCAGAAAAGCCGAGATAGCCGTCCAAAGCGGCCGGGGCATTGGCAAGAACGCGAAACAGGTTGGGCACCGAGCCAAATTTGCCGTTCACGGCCTTGAGGCTGGCTTGGGCAGCTGCAGGCGAGGCTTCGATTGAGGCGGTTGGCGCAATACGCGACATGGGGTCTTCTCCGATGGGTTTGCAGCAGGTCCGATACCCGCCGACACCCAGACAATGCGCTCTTGCCGTTTATGTGATAATATAGTCATTGTGACGTAGTTAATTGCAAAGGGTGCAATAATATGGATCGCTTCGAAGATCTCTCCGCTTTTGTCGCGGTGGCCGAACTCAAAAGCTTTGCGGCCGCCGCACGCCGGCTCGGCGTATCGGCATCGGCCGCAACGCGCGCAGTGGCCGCACTCGAAACGCGCCTCGGCGTGCGGCTGCTGCAACGCACGACGCGCTCGGTCACGCCGACGGACGCGGGCGAACGCTATCTGGCGCGCGCGCGCAGCGTGCTTGCCGACCTTGCCGAGGCCGACGACATGGCGCGCGCCGAGCGCGACGAACCTTCGGGCCGCCTGTCCGCGACGGCGCCGGCGATGTTCGGCCGGCTGCATGTGGGCCCGTTGATGTGCAGCTTTCTCGAACGCCATCGCAACGCGACCGGCGAATTGCACTTGTCCGACCGCATGGTAAATCTCGTCGAAGACGGCATCGACCTAGCCGTGCGCATCGGCACGCTCGCGGATTCGAGTTTCGTAGTCCGCAAGCTCGGCAGCACGCGGCGCGTCGTCGTTGCGGCACCCGCCTATCTTGCGGGACACGGTACGCCGCAAACGCCTGCCGACCTCGCCCAGCATCGCCTTGTGCGTTTCTCCGCACTCGGCGGCGCCAATGAATGGCGCTTTTCCGAGGGCGGGCGCGAGAAGCGGCT harbors:
- the uraH gene encoding hydroxyisourate hydrolase, coding for MAKLSTHILDTMHGKPAAGVQIELWRISSEATVLVADFRTNKDGRTDKLLMGPDSFKPGRYELRFHIGAYFRELGVVLPDPAFLDIVPIPVGLAEADGNYHVPLLVSPWSYSTYRGS
- a CDS encoding ABC transporter ATP-binding protein; protein product: MADIAANNIGAKDFVDIDRVSLVYRTKDGDTLALKDADVKIAKGEFVSVVGPSGCGKSTLLKLVSGLYTATTGNVIVGGTEVTGPLKICGMAFQNSIMLPWRTLIDNVLLPLEIVEPHARTFRRDRDKHVAAAKELLATVGLSGFEEKFPWQLSGGMQQRGSLCRALIHSPELLLLDEPFAALDAFTREELWDVVQALWIKKRPTVMLITHDLREAVYLSDRVFMMSARPGRIISTNPVDFARPRTPEDAFKPEFVDIVHRLRDEISAVRAKK
- a CDS encoding HAMP domain-containing sensor histidine kinase — encoded protein: MRTMRVEVALDALAERVADPVVRLARDGRILFANAAFARDFGPAPTNVMELAANGANSEALVATILAGTEAELPLTDASGRLCMVTIDAMLSGDDGHMVVLRPQHPEALRAGDVFLATASHELRTPLNAILGFAQMLEEGLAGPMTDRQREYAASIRAGGTLLMGIVEDLLEAAQDDGVGERMADSAFDLAALARAQRDLMRAEAQARRIEIASALPDAPVPMRGDARKLAKAVLDLLANAIRFSPIGGTVTIGIGESTRGGIALWVGDQGPGIPPTDKRGLGAPQINSDNAYMQRTPGAGMSLAIVRHYVELHGGQLELGAGPGGGAAVTIRLPADRRLSAAEMRRFEKA
- a CDS encoding pyridoxamine 5'-phosphate oxidase family protein, translated to MISSDIAFTPSVKSIQQQKGSRAAYRRMEEAGGWQTEVTADLAAFLAEQRTAYLATVNADGQPYIQHRGGPAGFIRTLDAHTLGFADYSGNRQYITLGNLADNPKAHLFVMDYVHRRRVKIWGTLEAIEGDAVLLQSLMPQGYKATPERALLFRVAAWDSNCPQHIPMMIPADDVAAALAERDAKIAELTAKLENMR
- a CDS encoding carboxymuconolactone decarboxylase family protein, giving the protein MSRIAPTASIEASPAAAQASLKAVNGKFGSVPNLFRVLANAPAALDGYLGFSGALGAGTLDLKTREAIALTVAEANGCGYCLAAHSYIAANMAKIGADDIAKARAGHASDAKTDAALVFAKKIVEARGHVGEGDLAAVRGAGFDNAAILEIVANVALNTLTNYVNEVAATPVDFPAVKPSIAA
- a CDS encoding LysR family transcriptional regulator, which translates into the protein MDRFEDLSAFVAVAELKSFAAAARRLGVSASAATRAVAALETRLGVRLLQRTTRSVTPTDAGERYLARARSVLADLAEADDMARAERDEPSGRLSATAPAMFGRLHVGPLMCSFLERHRNATGELHLSDRMVNLVEDGIDLAVRIGTLADSSFVVRKLGSTRRVVVAAPAYLAGHGTPQTPADLAQHRLVRFSALGGANEWRFSEGGREKRLAIVPRYTTNSADAALWHAERGGGLTMVLAYQAAEAVRAGRLRIVLADCEPPPLPIQIVYPASPYVPSKVRAFIDLARETVDWNFVDF